Proteins from a genomic interval of Triplophysa dalaica isolate WHDGS20190420 chromosome 21, ASM1584641v1, whole genome shotgun sequence:
- the map4k3a gene encoding mitogen-activated protein kinase kinase kinase kinase 3 isoform X5, whose protein sequence is MSSDISRRNPQDDFELIQRIGSGTYGDVYKARDVTTGELAAIKVIKLEPGEDFAVVQQEIIMMKDCKHSNIVAYFGSYLRRDKLWICMEYCGGGSLQDIYHVTGPLTESQIAYVTRETLQGLYYLHNKGKMHRDIKGANILFTDNGYVKLADFGVSAQITATLAKRKSFIGTPYWMAPEVAAVERKGGYNHLCDIWAVGITAIELAELQPPMFDLHPMRALFLMTKSNFQPPKLKDKVKWTNNFHNFVKLALTKNPKKRLPADKLLQHPFVSQPLSRILAIELLDKANNPDHSSYTDLDDDDPEPEAPVSVPHRIRSASRNSREGKTLSEINFGQVKFDAPLTTETKPHHELDLQMDYEHGSPKGSFLGGNKSLLKSVEEELHQSTKNFTMRPKVPPPLPPKPKPSPGPHQSTSADHDSNNGTIKRCPGSESPARSSTNVPPRPPPPRLAAHKLSSLGNEANQDEHCLWEAQRDAGICSQFDERLQVSFEDKDYEEDQNEEGDSNGIGQSEHSPSAERQSTMPPAVSIPKDKKDILKPISNGLPPTPKVHMGACFSKVFNGCPLKIHCATSWINPDTRDQYLIFGAEEGIYTLNLNELHETSMEQLVPRRCTWLYVMSNSLLSISGKASHLYSHSLAGLFEHARQMQKLPVSIPTHRFPDKIVPRKFSVTNKIPDTKGCQRCCVVRNPYTGHKYLCGAFQSSIVLFEWVESMQKFMLVKNIDFPLPCPLEVFEMLVVPEHQYPLLCIAVSKGTELHQVVRFETLNTNSTSNWFTHADTPQSCVIHVTQLERDTILVCLDRCIKIVNLQGRLKSSRKLSAELTFNFQIESIVCLQDSVLAFWRHGMQGRSFKSNEITQEISDNSRIFRLLGSDRVVVLESRPTDNPTANSNLYILAGHENSY, encoded by the exons ATGAGTTCCGATATATCCAGGAGAAATCCGCAAGATGATTTCGAGCTTATCCAGAGGATAGGCAGCGGGACCTACGGGGATGTCTACAAG GCTCGTGATGTCACTACAGGAGAGCTGGCTGCCATCAAAGTCATCAAACTGGAACCAG GCGAGGACTTTGCAGTGGTTCAACAGGAAATAATCATGATGAAAGACTGCAAGCACTCCAACATTGTGGCCTATTTCGGTAGTTACTTAAG GAGGGATAAATTATGGATATGTATGGAATACTGTGGGGGAGGTTCGCTGCAAGATATATATCACG TTACCGGGCCACTGACCGAATCACAGATAGCGTATGTAACAAGAGAAACCCTGCAG GGTTTATATTATCTACATAACAAAGGAAAGATGCATCGAGACATAAAG GGGgctaatattttatttacgGACAACGGTTACGTGAAGCTAG ctgATTTTGGTGTATCTGCACAAATCACAGCAACACTGGCAAAAAGAAAGTCCTTCATTGGAACACCTTATTG GATGGCCCCAGAGGTGGCCGCCGTGGAGAGGAAAGGAGGCTATAACCACCTGTGTGACATCTGGGCTGTGGGCATCACTGCCATCGAACTGGCTGAGCTGCAGCCTCCCATGTTCGACCTTCATCCCATGAG GGCTTTGTTTCTGATGACTAAAAGCAACTTTCAGCCTCCCAAATTAAAAGATAAAGTGAAATG GACCAATAATTTCCACAACTTTGTGAAATTGGCGTTGACGAAAAATCCGAAGAAAAGGCTGCCAGCTGACAAGTTATTGcag CATCCCTTTGTGTCTCAACCGCTGAGTCGTATCCTGGCCATAGAGCTCTTGGATAAAGCAAATAACCCTGATCACTCATCCTACACAGACCTGGATGATGACGACCCAGAGCCTGAG GCTCCTGTGTCTGTTCCACATCGGATTCGTTCAGCAAGCCGTAACAGTCGGGAAGGAAAAACCCTGTCAGAGATTAACT ttgGTCAGGTTAAGTTCGACGCTCCTTTAACAACAGAGACGAAACCTCATCATGAACTT GATCTACAGATGGATTATGAGCATGGTTCACCGAAAGGCTCTTTCCTAGGAGGAAATAA GAGTCTGTTAAAATCTGTTGAGGAGGAGTTGCACCAAAG TACGAAAAACTTCACCATGAGGCCAAAGGTCCCCCCGCCACTTCCACCCAAG CCAAAGCCCAGCCCCGGACCACATCAGAGCACGTCTGCCGATCACGACAGCAACAACGGGACTATTAAGCGTTGCCCAGGGTCCGAGAGCCCGGCTCGATCTTCCACCAACGTTCCCCCCCGTCCTCCACCTCCTCGACTTGCCGCTCACAAGCTCAGCAGTTTAGGTAATGAGGCTAATCAGGACGAGCATTGCCTGTGGGAAGCCCAGAGGGACGCTGGGATATGTAGTCAGTTCGACGAGAGGCTGCAGGTCTCATTTGAAGACAAGGATTATGAGGAAGATCAAAATGAGGAAGGAGACA gcAATGGAATTGGTCAATCTGAACACTCGCCTTCAGCAGAAAGACAGTCCACAATGCCCCCTGCTGTTTCTATACCAAAAGACAAGAAAGATATTCTA AAACCCATCAGCAATGGTCTCCCTCCAACTCCAAAGGTTCAT ATGGGAGCATGTTTCTCTAAAGTCTTTAATGGATGTCCATTAAAAATACACTGTGCAACCTCATGGATCAACCCGGACACAAGAG ACCAATATCTGATATTTGGTGCAGAGGAAGGTATTTACacattgaatttaaatgaacttcACGAGACGTCAATGGAACAG CTTGTTCCCCGGAGATGTACTTGGCTGTATGTCATGAGCAACAGCCTGCTATCAATATCCG GGAAAGCATCTCATTTGTACTCTCACAGTTTGGCGGGCTTGTTTGAGCATGCTCGACAAATGCAGAAGCTCCCTGTTTCCATACCAACGCATAGGTTTCCTGACAAAATAGTCCCCAG GAAATTCTCTGTGACCAATAAGATTCCTGACACGAAAGGGTGTCAAAGGTGCTGTGTGG TAAGGAATCCATATACAGGTCACAAGTATCTGTGTGGTGCCTTTCAGTCCAGTATCGTTCTTTTTGAGTGGGTGGAATCCATGCAGAAATTTATGTTGGTCAAG AACATAGACTTTCCCCTGCCGTGTCCGCTGGAGGTGTTTGAAATGCTGGTGGTTCCGGAGCATCAGTATCCACTTTTATGCATAGCTGTGAGCAAAGGGACAGAGCTGCACCAGGTGGTTCGATTCGAGACCCTCAACACCAACTCTACCTCCAACTGGTTCACTCATGCTG acaCACCACAGAGTTGTGTAATCCATGTGACCCAGCTGGAGAGAGATACAATTTTAGTCTGCCTAGACC GGTGCATTAAAATTGTCAATTTACAAGGCCGGTTAAAGTCCAGTCGAAAACTTTCAGCAGAATTGACTTTTAACTTCCAGATTGAATCCATTG TTTGTCTACAAGACAGTGTGTTGGCCTTCTGGAGACATGGCATGCAAGGACGCAGTTTCAAATCCAATGAG ATTACACAGGAGATTTCTGACAACTCAAGAATATTTAGGCTGCTGGGTTCAGACAG AGTGGTGGTTTTGGAGAGTCGGCCAACAGACAATCCCACAGCAAACAGCAACCTCTACATCCTCGCAGGCCATGAAAACAGCTACTGA
- the map4k3a gene encoding mitogen-activated protein kinase kinase kinase kinase 3 isoform X1, with product MSSDISRRNPQDDFELIQRIGSGTYGDVYKARDVTTGELAAIKVIKLEPGEDFAVVQQEIIMMKDCKHSNIVAYFGSYLRRDKLWICMEYCGGGSLQDIYHVTGPLTESQIAYVTRETLQGLYYLHNKGKMHRDIKGANILFTDNGYVKLADFGVSAQITATLAKRKSFIGTPYWMAPEVAAVERKGGYNHLCDIWAVGITAIELAELQPPMFDLHPMRALFLMTKSNFQPPKLKDKVKWTNNFHNFVKLALTKNPKKRLPADKLLQHPFVSQPLSRILAIELLDKANNPDHSSYTDLDDDDPEPEAPVSVPHRIRSASRNSREGKTLSEINFGQVKFDAPLTTETKPHHELLDTDDFLDCAEEIYYTARSNLDLQMDYEHGSPKGSFLGGNKSLLKSVEEELHQRGHDAHLEDDDEGEDDGDDHDDELQHTKNFTMRPKVPPPLPPKPKPSPGPHQSTSADHDSNNGTIKRCPGSESPARSSTNVPPRPPPPRLAAHKLSSLGNEANQDEHCLWEAQRDAGICSQFDERLQVSFEDKDYEEDQNEEGDSNGIGQSEHSPSAERQSTMPPAVSIPKDKKDILKPISNGLPPTPKVHMGACFSKVFNGCPLKIHCATSWINPDTRDQYLIFGAEEGIYTLNLNELHETSMEQLVPRRCTWLYVMSNSLLSISGKASHLYSHSLAGLFEHARQMQKLPVSIPTHRFPDKIVPRKFSVTNKIPDTKGCQRCCVVRNPYTGHKYLCGAFQSSIVLFEWVESMQKFMLVKNIDFPLPCPLEVFEMLVVPEHQYPLLCIAVSKGTELHQVVRFETLNTNSTSNWFTHADTPQSCVIHVTQLERDTILVCLDRCIKIVNLQGRLKSSRKLSAELTFNFQIESIVCLQDSVLAFWRHGMQGRSFKSNEITQEISDNSRIFRLLGSDRVVVLESRPTDNPTANSNLYILAGHENSY from the exons ATGAGTTCCGATATATCCAGGAGAAATCCGCAAGATGATTTCGAGCTTATCCAGAGGATAGGCAGCGGGACCTACGGGGATGTCTACAAG GCTCGTGATGTCACTACAGGAGAGCTGGCTGCCATCAAAGTCATCAAACTGGAACCAG GCGAGGACTTTGCAGTGGTTCAACAGGAAATAATCATGATGAAAGACTGCAAGCACTCCAACATTGTGGCCTATTTCGGTAGTTACTTAAG GAGGGATAAATTATGGATATGTATGGAATACTGTGGGGGAGGTTCGCTGCAAGATATATATCACG TTACCGGGCCACTGACCGAATCACAGATAGCGTATGTAACAAGAGAAACCCTGCAG GGTTTATATTATCTACATAACAAAGGAAAGATGCATCGAGACATAAAG GGGgctaatattttatttacgGACAACGGTTACGTGAAGCTAG ctgATTTTGGTGTATCTGCACAAATCACAGCAACACTGGCAAAAAGAAAGTCCTTCATTGGAACACCTTATTG GATGGCCCCAGAGGTGGCCGCCGTGGAGAGGAAAGGAGGCTATAACCACCTGTGTGACATCTGGGCTGTGGGCATCACTGCCATCGAACTGGCTGAGCTGCAGCCTCCCATGTTCGACCTTCATCCCATGAG GGCTTTGTTTCTGATGACTAAAAGCAACTTTCAGCCTCCCAAATTAAAAGATAAAGTGAAATG GACCAATAATTTCCACAACTTTGTGAAATTGGCGTTGACGAAAAATCCGAAGAAAAGGCTGCCAGCTGACAAGTTATTGcag CATCCCTTTGTGTCTCAACCGCTGAGTCGTATCCTGGCCATAGAGCTCTTGGATAAAGCAAATAACCCTGATCACTCATCCTACACAGACCTGGATGATGACGACCCAGAGCCTGAG GCTCCTGTGTCTGTTCCACATCGGATTCGTTCAGCAAGCCGTAACAGTCGGGAAGGAAAAACCCTGTCAGAGATTAACT ttgGTCAGGTTAAGTTCGACGCTCCTTTAACAACAGAGACGAAACCTCATCATGAACTT CTTGACACTGACGATTTTTTGGACTGTGCCGAAGAAATATACTACACCGCAAGATCTAATCTG GATCTACAGATGGATTATGAGCATGGTTCACCGAAAGGCTCTTTCCTAGGAGGAAATAA GAGTCTGTTAAAATCTGTTGAGGAGGAGTTGCACCAAAG GGGGCATGATGCTCATTTggaggatgatgatgagggTGAAGATGATGGTGATGATCATGATGATGAATTGCAACA TACGAAAAACTTCACCATGAGGCCAAAGGTCCCCCCGCCACTTCCACCCAAG CCAAAGCCCAGCCCCGGACCACATCAGAGCACGTCTGCCGATCACGACAGCAACAACGGGACTATTAAGCGTTGCCCAGGGTCCGAGAGCCCGGCTCGATCTTCCACCAACGTTCCCCCCCGTCCTCCACCTCCTCGACTTGCCGCTCACAAGCTCAGCAGTTTAGGTAATGAGGCTAATCAGGACGAGCATTGCCTGTGGGAAGCCCAGAGGGACGCTGGGATATGTAGTCAGTTCGACGAGAGGCTGCAGGTCTCATTTGAAGACAAGGATTATGAGGAAGATCAAAATGAGGAAGGAGACA gcAATGGAATTGGTCAATCTGAACACTCGCCTTCAGCAGAAAGACAGTCCACAATGCCCCCTGCTGTTTCTATACCAAAAGACAAGAAAGATATTCTA AAACCCATCAGCAATGGTCTCCCTCCAACTCCAAAGGTTCAT ATGGGAGCATGTTTCTCTAAAGTCTTTAATGGATGTCCATTAAAAATACACTGTGCAACCTCATGGATCAACCCGGACACAAGAG ACCAATATCTGATATTTGGTGCAGAGGAAGGTATTTACacattgaatttaaatgaacttcACGAGACGTCAATGGAACAG CTTGTTCCCCGGAGATGTACTTGGCTGTATGTCATGAGCAACAGCCTGCTATCAATATCCG GGAAAGCATCTCATTTGTACTCTCACAGTTTGGCGGGCTTGTTTGAGCATGCTCGACAAATGCAGAAGCTCCCTGTTTCCATACCAACGCATAGGTTTCCTGACAAAATAGTCCCCAG GAAATTCTCTGTGACCAATAAGATTCCTGACACGAAAGGGTGTCAAAGGTGCTGTGTGG TAAGGAATCCATATACAGGTCACAAGTATCTGTGTGGTGCCTTTCAGTCCAGTATCGTTCTTTTTGAGTGGGTGGAATCCATGCAGAAATTTATGTTGGTCAAG AACATAGACTTTCCCCTGCCGTGTCCGCTGGAGGTGTTTGAAATGCTGGTGGTTCCGGAGCATCAGTATCCACTTTTATGCATAGCTGTGAGCAAAGGGACAGAGCTGCACCAGGTGGTTCGATTCGAGACCCTCAACACCAACTCTACCTCCAACTGGTTCACTCATGCTG acaCACCACAGAGTTGTGTAATCCATGTGACCCAGCTGGAGAGAGATACAATTTTAGTCTGCCTAGACC GGTGCATTAAAATTGTCAATTTACAAGGCCGGTTAAAGTCCAGTCGAAAACTTTCAGCAGAATTGACTTTTAACTTCCAGATTGAATCCATTG TTTGTCTACAAGACAGTGTGTTGGCCTTCTGGAGACATGGCATGCAAGGACGCAGTTTCAAATCCAATGAG ATTACACAGGAGATTTCTGACAACTCAAGAATATTTAGGCTGCTGGGTTCAGACAG AGTGGTGGTTTTGGAGAGTCGGCCAACAGACAATCCCACAGCAAACAGCAACCTCTACATCCTCGCAGGCCATGAAAACAGCTACTGA
- the map4k3a gene encoding mitogen-activated protein kinase kinase kinase kinase 3 isoform X4 translates to MSSDISRRNPQDDFELIQRIGSGTYGDVYKARDVTTGELAAIKVIKLEPGEDFAVVQQEIIMMKDCKHSNIVAYFGSYLRRDKLWICMEYCGGGSLQDIYHVTGPLTESQIAYVTRETLQGLYYLHNKGKMHRDIKGANILFTDNGYVKLADFGVSAQITATLAKRKSFIGTPYWMAPEVAAVERKGGYNHLCDIWAVGITAIELAELQPPMFDLHPMRALFLMTKSNFQPPKLKDKVKWTNNFHNFVKLALTKNPKKRLPADKLLQHPFVSQPLSRILAIELLDKANNPDHSSYTDLDDDDPEPEAPVSVPHRIRSASRNSREGKTLSEINFGQVKFDAPLTTETKPHHELLDTDDFLDCAEEIYYTARSNLDLQMDYEHGSPKGSFLGGNKSLLKSVEEELHQRGHDAHLEDDDEGEDDGDDHDDELQHTKNFTMRPKVPPPLPPKPKPSPGPHQSTSADHDSNNGTIKRCPGSESPARSSTNVPPRPPPPRLAAHKLSSLGNGIGQSEHSPSAERQSTMPPAVSIPKDKKDILKPISNGLPPTPKVHMGACFSKVFNGCPLKIHCATSWINPDTRDQYLIFGAEEGIYTLNLNELHETSMEQLVPRRCTWLYVMSNSLLSISGKASHLYSHSLAGLFEHARQMQKLPVSIPTHRFPDKIVPRKFSVTNKIPDTKGCQRCCVVRNPYTGHKYLCGAFQSSIVLFEWVESMQKFMLVKNIDFPLPCPLEVFEMLVVPEHQYPLLCIAVSKGTELHQVVRFETLNTNSTSNWFTHADTPQSCVIHVTQLERDTILVCLDRCIKIVNLQGRLKSSRKLSAELTFNFQIESIVCLQDSVLAFWRHGMQGRSFKSNEITQEISDNSRIFRLLGSDRVVVLESRPTDNPTANSNLYILAGHENSY, encoded by the exons ATGAGTTCCGATATATCCAGGAGAAATCCGCAAGATGATTTCGAGCTTATCCAGAGGATAGGCAGCGGGACCTACGGGGATGTCTACAAG GCTCGTGATGTCACTACAGGAGAGCTGGCTGCCATCAAAGTCATCAAACTGGAACCAG GCGAGGACTTTGCAGTGGTTCAACAGGAAATAATCATGATGAAAGACTGCAAGCACTCCAACATTGTGGCCTATTTCGGTAGTTACTTAAG GAGGGATAAATTATGGATATGTATGGAATACTGTGGGGGAGGTTCGCTGCAAGATATATATCACG TTACCGGGCCACTGACCGAATCACAGATAGCGTATGTAACAAGAGAAACCCTGCAG GGTTTATATTATCTACATAACAAAGGAAAGATGCATCGAGACATAAAG GGGgctaatattttatttacgGACAACGGTTACGTGAAGCTAG ctgATTTTGGTGTATCTGCACAAATCACAGCAACACTGGCAAAAAGAAAGTCCTTCATTGGAACACCTTATTG GATGGCCCCAGAGGTGGCCGCCGTGGAGAGGAAAGGAGGCTATAACCACCTGTGTGACATCTGGGCTGTGGGCATCACTGCCATCGAACTGGCTGAGCTGCAGCCTCCCATGTTCGACCTTCATCCCATGAG GGCTTTGTTTCTGATGACTAAAAGCAACTTTCAGCCTCCCAAATTAAAAGATAAAGTGAAATG GACCAATAATTTCCACAACTTTGTGAAATTGGCGTTGACGAAAAATCCGAAGAAAAGGCTGCCAGCTGACAAGTTATTGcag CATCCCTTTGTGTCTCAACCGCTGAGTCGTATCCTGGCCATAGAGCTCTTGGATAAAGCAAATAACCCTGATCACTCATCCTACACAGACCTGGATGATGACGACCCAGAGCCTGAG GCTCCTGTGTCTGTTCCACATCGGATTCGTTCAGCAAGCCGTAACAGTCGGGAAGGAAAAACCCTGTCAGAGATTAACT ttgGTCAGGTTAAGTTCGACGCTCCTTTAACAACAGAGACGAAACCTCATCATGAACTT CTTGACACTGACGATTTTTTGGACTGTGCCGAAGAAATATACTACACCGCAAGATCTAATCTG GATCTACAGATGGATTATGAGCATGGTTCACCGAAAGGCTCTTTCCTAGGAGGAAATAA GAGTCTGTTAAAATCTGTTGAGGAGGAGTTGCACCAAAG GGGGCATGATGCTCATTTggaggatgatgatgagggTGAAGATGATGGTGATGATCATGATGATGAATTGCAACA TACGAAAAACTTCACCATGAGGCCAAAGGTCCCCCCGCCACTTCCACCCAAG CCAAAGCCCAGCCCCGGACCACATCAGAGCACGTCTGCCGATCACGACAGCAACAACGGGACTATTAAGCGTTGCCCAGGGTCCGAGAGCCCGGCTCGATCTTCCACCAACGTTCCCCCCCGTCCTCCACCTCCTCGACTTGCCGCTCACAAGCTCAGCAGTTTAG gcAATGGAATTGGTCAATCTGAACACTCGCCTTCAGCAGAAAGACAGTCCACAATGCCCCCTGCTGTTTCTATACCAAAAGACAAGAAAGATATTCTA AAACCCATCAGCAATGGTCTCCCTCCAACTCCAAAGGTTCAT ATGGGAGCATGTTTCTCTAAAGTCTTTAATGGATGTCCATTAAAAATACACTGTGCAACCTCATGGATCAACCCGGACACAAGAG ACCAATATCTGATATTTGGTGCAGAGGAAGGTATTTACacattgaatttaaatgaacttcACGAGACGTCAATGGAACAG CTTGTTCCCCGGAGATGTACTTGGCTGTATGTCATGAGCAACAGCCTGCTATCAATATCCG GGAAAGCATCTCATTTGTACTCTCACAGTTTGGCGGGCTTGTTTGAGCATGCTCGACAAATGCAGAAGCTCCCTGTTTCCATACCAACGCATAGGTTTCCTGACAAAATAGTCCCCAG GAAATTCTCTGTGACCAATAAGATTCCTGACACGAAAGGGTGTCAAAGGTGCTGTGTGG TAAGGAATCCATATACAGGTCACAAGTATCTGTGTGGTGCCTTTCAGTCCAGTATCGTTCTTTTTGAGTGGGTGGAATCCATGCAGAAATTTATGTTGGTCAAG AACATAGACTTTCCCCTGCCGTGTCCGCTGGAGGTGTTTGAAATGCTGGTGGTTCCGGAGCATCAGTATCCACTTTTATGCATAGCTGTGAGCAAAGGGACAGAGCTGCACCAGGTGGTTCGATTCGAGACCCTCAACACCAACTCTACCTCCAACTGGTTCACTCATGCTG acaCACCACAGAGTTGTGTAATCCATGTGACCCAGCTGGAGAGAGATACAATTTTAGTCTGCCTAGACC GGTGCATTAAAATTGTCAATTTACAAGGCCGGTTAAAGTCCAGTCGAAAACTTTCAGCAGAATTGACTTTTAACTTCCAGATTGAATCCATTG TTTGTCTACAAGACAGTGTGTTGGCCTTCTGGAGACATGGCATGCAAGGACGCAGTTTCAAATCCAATGAG ATTACACAGGAGATTTCTGACAACTCAAGAATATTTAGGCTGCTGGGTTCAGACAG AGTGGTGGTTTTGGAGAGTCGGCCAACAGACAATCCCACAGCAAACAGCAACCTCTACATCCTCGCAGGCCATGAAAACAGCTACTGA